Proteins encoded within one genomic window of Aquarana catesbeiana isolate 2022-GZ linkage group LG03, ASM4218655v1, whole genome shotgun sequence:
- the LOC141134133 gene encoding extracellular calcium-sensing receptor-like, whose protein sequence is MKWDLPMEQYGIQMPFLRLPTEFFHVYPDFVVAHKRLSFVLLFTWLLFPCAAGKLCGLLGSDITALYRTGDIIIGGVFPVHVYRTYHELTYRNPPPPVTCNTFVPLTFQWVQSFILAVEEINNSASFLPNLTLGVHLSDSCASPGRALQGAMGILTGGGYRSVPNYRCLNESTPLGGVIGDSSSASSLAMARVLGLYWYPQISYFSTSSILSDRTRFPSFFRTVPSDTFQSRGLAQLVSFFGWTWVGLIAEDTDYGQEGIQATKLEILKSGACVAFTGYILTSRLDRNAPLLSKLIAQSNASAVVVFSSGSNLLPVVEELLKQNITGKTWIASESWSTSALVSKEKYLTIFQGTIGLALHSGQIPGFRDFLNATNPKKTPDDIFLKEFWEGNFGCKWETPGAILPNSTKKCTGQEPLGNTFSGVMVLRVVYSVYIAVYSLAWALHNILNHRLKACPISLEKCQEPLPFHPWKILHAMKSVHFTTKDDKEIYFDMNGNLPAVYDIVNWQKSAQGGVQQVPSSVCSHSCPPGFRKTTIPGKPLCCFQCVPCPQSDISNTTDSVDCFRCPWDQWPNVQQTECLLKAIEFLSFEEPLGATLVATSITSSTIPFALLGLFIHYKTTPIVRANNYFLSCLLLLSLSLCFLSSLILIGYPQPEKCLLRQVAFGMVFSLCVSCVLAKTITVLIAFKATKPDSSLRKWTGSKLGFTVIICCVFIQLCFCITWLSSSPPFPQNDVSQPEVIITSCNEGSPTAFWCMLGYLALLASISLVLAFLARQLPDSFNEAKFITFSMLAFLSVWVSFIPAYLSTRGKYSVAMEIFAILSSSWALVICIFVPKCYIILCRPELNTKESLMGRGKK, encoded by the exons atgaAGTGGGATCTCCCGATGGAACAATATGGAATCCAGATGCCGTTTCTAAGGCTCCCGACAGAATTCTTTCATGTATACCCCGATTTCGTGGTGGCTCATAAAAG ACTGTCTTTTGTCCTGCTCTTCACCTGGCTCCTGTTCCCCTGTGCTGCTGGAAAGCTGTGTGGACTTCTGGGAAGTGATATCACAGCTCTTTATCGGACTGGTGACATCATTATCGGTGGTGTCTTTCCCGTCCATGTATACAGGACATACCATGAACTCACCTACAGAAATCCACCACCTCCAGTGACCTGCAACAC CTTTGTTCCCCTTACCTTCCAGTGGGTTCAGTCTTTTATCCTGGCAGTGGAAGAAATCAACAACTCAGCTTCCTTCCTCCCCAACCTGACCCTGGGAGTACATTTGTCTGACTCTTGTGCTTCTCCAGGACGAGCATTACAGGGAGCTATGGGTATCCTTACTGGGGGAGGTTACCGCTCTGTACCAAACTACCGATGCCTCAATGAGTCTACCCCACTAGGGGGAGTAATAGGGGACTCCAGCTCTGCTAGCTCATTGGCCATGGCCAGAGTGCTGGGATTGTACTGGTACCCCCAG ATCAGTTATTTCTCCACAAGTTCCATTCTAAGTGACAGGACTCGGTTCCCATCATTCTTTAGGACTGTTCCCAGCGACACATTTCAGTCACGTGGGTTGGCTCAGCTAGTCTCTTTCTTTGGTTGGACATGGGTAGGATTGATAGCTGAGGACACTGACTATGGTCAAGAAGGCATTCAAGCCACTAAGTTAGAGATCCTAAAATCTGGGGCTTGTGTTGCCTTTACAGGGTACATTCTTACTAGCAGACTTGATCGAAATGCCCCACTACTTTCAAAACTCATTGCACAGTCCAATGCTTCTGCCGTGGTTGTCTTTTCTAGTGGGTCAAACCTTCTCCCTGTAGTGGAGGAACTCTTGAAACAAAACATTACAGGGAAGACTTGGATAGCTAGTGAGTCATGGTCAACATCAGCCTTAGTCTCCAAGGAAAAGTACTTGACCATTTTTCAAGGAACCATTGGGCTTGCACTGCACAGCGGTCAAATTCCAGGATTCAGAGACTTCCTCAATGCTACTAATCCCAAGAAGACCCCAGATGACATTTTCCTGAAGGAATTTTGGGAAGGGAACTTTGGCTGCAAGTGGGAAACACCAGGGGCAATTCTCCCCAACAGCACCAAGAAATGCACAGGTCAAGAACCACTTGGAAACACTTTCAGCGGTGTTATGGTGCTGAGGGTCGTTTACAGTGTTTATATTGCAGTTTATTCCTTGGCCTGGGCACTACACAATATCTTAAATCATAGGTTAAAAGCTTGTCCCATATCACTGGAAAAATGTCAAGAACCATTGCCTTTTCATCCTtggaag aTTCTACATGCCATGAAATCGGTTCATTTTACAACAAAAGATGACAAAGAGATTTATTTTGACATGAATGGGAACCTTCCAGCCGTGTATGACATTGTAAACTGGCAAAAAAGCGCACAGGGAGGTGTACAACAG GTTCCATCCTCTGTCTGTAGCCACAGTTGTCCTCCTGGCTTCAGGAAAACCACCATACCAGGAAAGCCGTTGTGTTGCTTCCAGTGTGTACCCTGTCCACAGTCTGACATCTCTAATACGACAG ATTCAGTCGACTGCTTCAGATGCCCTTGGGATCAGTGGCCAAATGTTCAACAAACTGAGTGTCTTTTGAAAGCTATTGAGTTTCTTTCCTTTGAAGAGCCATTGGGGGCAACACTGGTTGCCACAAGTATTACCTCTTCCACAATCCCATTTGCCCTCTTGGGACTTTTCATCCACTACAAGACTACCCCTATTGTCAGAGCCAATAACTATTTTTTAAGTtgtcttcttctgctgtcattATCTCTCTGCTTTCTCTCTTCATTAATACTCATCGGCTATCCACAACCAGAAAAATGTCTTCTACGACAGGTGGCTTTTGGCATGGTTTTCTCATTATGTGTCTCCTGTGTCTTAGCAAAAACCATCACTGTCTTGATAGCCTTCAAAGCTACCAAACCTGACAGCAGTTTAAGAAAATGGACTGGGTCAAAGCTGGGCTTTACTGTTATCATTTGTTGTGTTTTTATACAACTGTGTTTTTGTATAACATGGTTGTCCAGTTCTCCACCATTCCCGCAAAATGATGTCAGCCAACCAGAAGTTATAATCACCAGCTGTAATGAAGGATCTCCAACAGCGTTCTGGTGTATGCTTGGGTACCTGGCTCTCCTGGCCTCTATCAGTTTGGTTCTTGCCTTCCTGGCTCGACAGCTCCCAGATAGCTTCAACGAGGCCAAATTCATAACCTTCAGTATGCTGGCCTTCCTGAGCGTCTGGGTGTCCTTTATTCCAGCGTACCTTAGCACCCGTGGCAAGTACTCGGTTGCCATGGAAATCTTTGCTATCTTGTCTTCCAGTTGGGCTTTGGTTATTTGTATCTTTGTGCCCAAGTGTTACATTATTCTATGCAGGCCAGAGCTGAACACCAAAGAAAGTCTGATGGGAAGAGGAAAAAAATGA